The Astyanax mexicanus isolate ESR-SI-001 chromosome 8, AstMex3_surface, whole genome shotgun sequence sequence GACGGGCGTCGCCGGATCATGCAGGAGGGTCTGATGAGGATCTACGTACTCCAGCTGCTGTCTCGCGCCGTGTTTGAGGTGGGGTTCCTGGTGGGTCAGTACCTGCTTTACGGATTCCGCGTGAACCCCTCGTACGTTTGCAACAAACTTCCCTGCCCGCACAAGGTGGACTGCTTCGTGTCTCGACCGACGGAAAAGACCATCTTCCTGCTGATCATGTACGTGGTGAGCTGCCTCTGTCTGGTGCTGAATGTTTGCGAGATGTTCCACCTGGGGCTCGGAGCCTTCCGGGACCAGATCCGCAAGCGCCGGAATCAGAGCCGACACCGTCCCTACGGCTACCCTTTCTCCAGGAACATCCCGGCCTCTCCGCCGGGCTACAACCTCGTGATCAAGTCCGAGAAACCCGCCATCCGCATGGCCAACAGCATCCTCCCACACGAGCAGAACTTGGGCGCAGTGGACCAGGAACCGCACTGCACCAGTCCGGACGAGAACATTCCGTCGGATTTGGCCAGTTTGCACCGGCACTTGCGAGTTGCTCAGGAGCAGCTGGACATGGCGTTTCAAACGTACAACGTCAAAAACCCTCAGACATCCAGAACCAGCAGCCCGGCGTCCGGCGCCACCGTAGCAGAGCAGAACCGGGTCAACACGGCCCAGGAAAAGCAGGGCGCCCGACCCAAATCTGGCCCGGATAAAGCCGGGACGATAGTCAAGAACGGAAAGACTTCTGTATGGATTTAACTCCTgaaccatcagtgttctcactgACGTACTGCAGACGTTTCTAGACACGATATTCAATTCCTTCAGTTCCCGTCTTTTCGGAACAAACCTCtgagaaccagaaccagaacctgaaccagaaCCAGTACAACATCCCTCTCTTCACGATGCTTCTTCTAGTGCTTACCAACCTTCTGAGTAGATCTTCAGAGCAGTTACTGATCCACGTTTCCGTGTTTGGTGTCGTTTTTCTCTCATTTGTTAAAAGCATGCACCGTTTCTGACGTCAGACGAGGTTTTAGTTTTAATAGTTAATAGATTTAACTAATTTATTATTTGCTT is a genomic window containing:
- the gjc2 gene encoding gap junction protein gamma 2, encoding MTNMSWSFLTRLLEEIHNHSTFVGKVWLTVLIVFRIVLTAVGGESIYSDEQTKFICNTKQPGCDNVCYDSFAPLSHVRFWVFQIIMISTPSVMYLGYAIHKIARSSEDERRKQQRQHRRSHRSRWRSEVLEEEEDDDDAEPMIYEDALEVQEAKPEVEKSAGRDPAKHDGRRRIMQEGLMRIYVLQLLSRAVFEVGFLVGQYLLYGFRVNPSYVCNKLPCPHKVDCFVSRPTEKTIFLLIMYVVSCLCLVLNVCEMFHLGLGAFRDQIRKRRNQSRHRPYGYPFSRNIPASPPGYNLVIKSEKPAIRMANSILPHEQNLGAVDQEPHCTSPDENIPSDLASLHRHLRVAQEQLDMAFQTYNVKNPQTSRTSSPASGATVAEQNRVNTAQEKQGARPKSGPDKAGTIVKNGKTSVWI